One Gossypium hirsutum isolate 1008001.06 chromosome A11, Gossypium_hirsutum_v2.1, whole genome shotgun sequence genomic window carries:
- the LOC107923955 gene encoding putative disease resistance protein At1g50180 has product MAEAAVSFVVERLAGILEEIDFHTDVRKHVERLQEELVRMRCFLKDAEAKQDDDERVRNWVSDIRNVAYDAEDLIDTFLLRMESLKKNHFFKRSASVFKEWKHRSNIANELLHIQGRIVNISASRETYGIRNIGEGISTARERLRKLRRSSPRREEKDIVGLDEDIDKLVKQLVKTDDQWHAISIVGMGGIGKTTLAKKVYNHGDIEARFPSRAWVYVSQEFSSKDLLEAIIKQVGSPRRKLESLGEEELEGILFEHLRRKRYLVVLDDVWSIEAWNSIAKAFPDRSNGSRVMLTTRKNGIALKADAQSIPYHLHLLSEEDGWMLFCKKAFIHNNDSYGSPQLEERGKEIVAKCAGLPLAIIVVGGLLSTKKNLGEWKRVLSNIHSLFGREADGVSAILALSYNDLPYYLKSCFLHLGQFPEDRLIPSHKLYRLWIAEGLIPQQGERMEDVAEDYLNELIERNMVQVAKWSVNDRVKQCRLHDLLRDLSLSKAKAESFHEIQGCQNLQPSAKSRRHAIYSTFQWPQCKYSDPQLRSLLFFRVDHNQSQVNYYINDPYKMEVSDLDYIGKSFKLLRILELEGIPCSKVSSIIGVLIHLKYLGLKETNLQEISPSISSLRNLQTLDVAANLHLKIIPNVIWKLIKLRHLYMCGHKYGGPLRVDTLLHLQVLSEINVEKWMQNNPAKLTSLRKLGIRGNFSFKATEIFDSILALVQLQSLYLRAEDADFPPLTQLSALQNLIKLHIRGTVRQLPSSHEFPPNLTQLTLEHTHLKQDSVRVIENLPRLLILRLKAHSYDGQKMTISVNGFPQLEFLEFHSLECLEELNLEEGAVLRLRSFRIINCANLKMLPEGMKSLGALRELDIEEMPKAFVDRVRGEDFYKVQHVPSILFV; this is encoded by the coding sequence ATGGCGGAAGCTGCAGTTTCCTTTGTTGTAGAAAGACTAGCTGGCATACTGGAAGAAATTGATTTTCACACGGATGTTAGAAAACATGTGGAGCGTCTACAAGAGGAATTGGTTCGGATGAGATGTTTCTTAAAGGATGCAGAAGCAAAGCAAGATGATGACGAGAGAGTGCGCAACTGGGTGTCCGATATCAGAAATGTTGCTTATGACGCTGAGGATCTCATCGACACGTTCCTCCTCAGAATGGAGTCCCTCAAGAAAAACCACTTCTTCAAAAGGTCTGCTTCCGTTTTCAAAGAATGGAAACATCGCTCCAACATCGCTAATGAGCTTCTTCATATCCAAGGAAGAATCGTTAATATATCTGCTAGCCGTGAAACCTACGGCATCAGAAACATTGGGGAAGGGATCAGTACTGCAAGGGAGAGGCTTCGGAAACTGAGAAGATCATCTCCTCGCCGTGAAGAGAAGGATATTGTTGGCCTGGACGAAGACATAGATAAGCTTGTGAAACAACTTGTCAAGACCGATGACCAATGGCATGCGATTTCAATAGTCGGAATGGGGGGCATCGGAAAGACAACTCTGGCAAAAAAGGTTTACAATCATGGTGATATCGAGGCTCGTTTTCCTTCTCGAGCATGGGTTTATGTTTCCCAGGAATTCAGTAGTAAAGACCTTCTTGAGGCAATTATAAAGCAAGTGGGATCACCAAGAAGGAAATTGGAAAGTTTGGGAGAAGAAGAACTCGAAGGTATTCTCTTTGAACACCTAAGAAGGAAGCGGTATTTGGTAGTCTTGGATGACGTATGGAGTATCGAAGCATGGAATTCGATTGCAAAGGCTTTTCCTGACAGAAGTAATGGAAGCAGAGTGATGCTAACAACACGCAAAAATGGTATTGCTTTGAAAGCAGATGCTCAAAGTATTCCCTATCATTTGCATCTTCTTAGTGAAGAAGATGGCTGGATGTTGTTCTGCAAGAAAGCTTTCATTCATAACAACGACTCATACGGTTCACCGCAGTTGGAGGAAAGAGGGAAAGAGATTGTAGCAAAATGTGCTGGATTACCACTTGCCATCATTGTGGTGGGAGGATTGCTTTCAACGAAAAAAAATCTGGGGGAATGGAAAAGGGTTCTTTCCAACATACACTCACTCTTCGGACGAGAAGCAGATGGAGTGTCAGCCATACTAGCGTTGAGTTATAATGATTTGCCATATTACCTCAAATCTTGCTTCCTACATCTAGGCCAATTCCCAGAGGACCGCTTGATTCCCTCCCACAAACTATATAGGCTGTGGATTGCAGAGGGTTTGATTCCGCAGCAAGGGGAAAGGATGGAGGACGTAGCAGAGGATTACTTGAATGAGTTAATCGAGAGAAACATGGTTCAAGTAGCCAAATGGAGTGTCAACGACAGAGTTAAACAATGCCGTCTTCATGATCTACTACGAGATCTATCCCTCTCAAAGGCCAAAGCGGAGAGCTTTCATGAGATTCAAGGGTGTCAAAATCTCCAGCCTTCAGCAAAATCTCGTCGTCATGCTATCTACTCAACCTTTCAGTGGCCTCAATGCAAGTATTCGGATCCCCAACTCCGGTCACTCCTATTCTTTAGAGTTGATCATAACCAAAGCCaggttaattattatataaatgatCCTTATAAAATGGAAGTCAGTGATCTGGACTATATTGGCAAAAGCTTCAAATTGCTCAGAATCCTAGAGTTGGAGGGCATACCATGTAGTAAAGTTTCAAGTATAATTGGGGTGCTAATTCATTTGAAGTACTTAGGGTTGAAGGAGACCAACTTGCAGGAGATTTCGCCATCCATAAGTTCTTTGCGAAATCTGCAGACACTTGATGTTGCAGCAAATCTTCATCTGAAAATTATTCCAAATGTAATATGGAAGCTAATTAAGTTACGACATCTTTATATGTGCGGCCATAAATACGGAGGGCCTCTGCGAGTCGACACACTGCTGCATCTCCAGGTTCTATCAGAAATAAATGTAGAAAAATGGATGCAAAACAACCCTGCAAAGTTAACCAGCCTGCGAAAATTGGGAATCAGAGGAAACTTCAGCTTTAAAGCTACTGAAATATTCGATTCCATTTTGGCACTTGTACAACTTCAATCCCTGTACCTGCGTGCTGAAGATGCTGATTTTCCACCACTCACTCAACTTTCTGCTCTTCAAAATCTCATCAAGTTGCATATCAGAGGAACGGTAAGACAGTTACCTAGCTCACATGAATTCCCACCAAATCTGACTCAGTTGACATTAGAACATACTCATCTCAAGCAAGACTCGGTGAGGGTAATTGAGAATCTGCCGAGATTACTGATTTTGAGACTAAAAGCACACTCCTATGATGGACAAAAAATGACAATATCAGTCAACGGCTTTCCCCAACTTGAGTTCTTAGAGTTTCACTCACTAGAATGCTTGGAAGAGTTAAATCTTGAAGAAGGTGCAGTGCTAAGGCTTAGGAGTTTTCGGATCATCAATTGTGCAAACTTGAAGATGCTTCCCGAAGGAATGAAATCACTTGGTGCTCTCCGTGAGTTGGATATTGAAGAGATGCCAAAAGCATTTGTGGATAGGGTTCGAGGtgaagatttttacaaagttcaGCATGTGCCTTCCATCTTATTTGTTTAA